CAACATTTTACTAACACTGAATCTTTATCATCACAAACAACACaaatctcattaatatttaatactataatataccGTGTGACACGACAATGATTGAATCCATTGACATCATGATGCCTAAAATACGTATATGTTGTTACACTCTACACAATCTGGCCATGATCTGCTAAGATAACGGTAGTTCAATTCACACCAAGAAAATCTAGCGATGTTCGATTTTTATTGCGCCAAGCGACGTTTTCTCTACTCTCATGGTTTCcattaaattttataaatatttcatatctatGGACGAACTGTCCAGAAGTCTctaagatacaacattcatgccacactatcagctaccactaATACATGGCTAATTctcatttcttttattttaatatagttGTTGATTCTCActtcttttattttaataaagttGAGTTTTACACATTTCAAGTTTTGATAGACATTTTAGTCATTTGAGTGACAAACGCTTTTATTATGACAACAGACTATACTATTTCCTGTATTATGACAACAATACGTGATATTTTCGACTGTTGagtgaaaaacatgtttatgaAGACAAACTATTCAAAGTGTGTAAGTTTATTTGGAGACAGGCGTACTAAAGTATCGTCAACGTTTGCCATGCGCTCAGAATATATTTAACCAGTAAAACTGAGATATGTAAACGTATTAGAATATCTAGATACAGGTGATAATCCATATACAGGCGATACTCTATATACAGGCGACACTCTGCTATACAGGTGATAATCTATATACAGGTGATAATCCATATACAGGCGATAATCTATATACTGGCGATAATCTATATACAGGTGATAATCTATATACAGGTGATAATCTATATACAggtgataatatatatattggcGATAATCCATCTACATGTGATAATCTATATACAGGTAATAATCTATGTATAGGTGATAATCTATGTATAGGTGATAATCTATATATAGGTGATAATCCATGGGCAGGTGAAATATATAATGGTGTCTGTTTATTTGGGTTTTGTTTCAGTCACGACATGTGTTTATTTCACTACTGGTTCTATCCATAATATGCATGTCATACATTGGTTGGCGAAATATTGACCACGGACCAATCATGTTGCCAACACTGCACACGTGAGTAAAGAAATGGCAATCTTTCCATCCTTATTCTTGTAGACTTAACACATCATGGTAAATTTCCTGTAATTCCATTTTCTGCTGCATAATATATGTAATCGACTTAGCCACTAATTCCCCGTTAATGTTCTTGTTGCAACATCACGCCTGTCGTTCTTACATGAATGACGTCATAGAATGAAAATGACGTCATAACTGCTGTTAGCTGAGCTCATAAGTTTCTTCGCCTTCGAGGCAGAGGAGGTTTGCAAATGATTATAGTCACCAATCAGCAATGAAGTACGGTGCAGTATTGCTGGATTACACAATACCCAGCTAGGTGGCTTTTTAGCCACATTAGGTATATGAATAACTTTATGATATCGCTATATGGCTATTCATCATACATAGCATTTAagaatataaatgaaatttgattcataaaatgtgttttattggATATTGCAACACATGGCCTTCCATATTGTAACCTCCTCAAAATAAGCTTATTTAATAGTTGTAACGAGACATATCGTAGTGaataaaaattatcaacaatttcAAGGAACGGGTTAGCGCCCTCTGTGTCAATGCATAACAATGATCATTATTTCTTCCTCTTTTCTTCCTTTCATTCTCTGAACAGACGTAATCTTTCTGACGTTAGTCCATGGAGCGAGGAACTCATTTCTGTTCAGACAGAAGGGCAGCCAGATACAATTGAAAAGATCCCATCAACGAATTGGTGGCAGAATGTCGTCACGGTTCGGGCACAAAATGAACCTGAAAAGACAACGTCACAGGGAGTACTGACACTGCCATCAAACACatcaagtatacatgtaccatctcATTGTAACTCAAGACTTAACGACATTGTGTACATCTTTAATAGGAAAACGGGAAGTACTACACTAGTCACTCTTATTGACCGATTTGGTCGAAATAACGATTATCCGCTGACGAGGCAAAGGGTATTACACAAGACACAAGAATACTATGGACAGTTTAGTATATACCATATAGATGGCAAGAATGGCAAAGACGCAGTGTTACCTACACCTGGTACAAGTAGAAACAATAGACGCTATCTCCTTCAAGCGGATCGTACAAACTCAGTTTCGATTGAAAAGGGGCATTTGGTCATAAAACCTAGCGCTATAGAAACTGTGTATGTGACAATCGTCCGAGAACCAGCCGCTCATTTTGAGTCTGTCTTCAAATTCTTTCACCTAGAAAAATATATGATGAACTCGCCTTCAAAGACAATATCCGATTATTTCACTAACCCCGAGTACGTCCGATCGAGGATGCAATATGGTACGCGTTCATGGAGAGTGGGGAAAAACTCACAAGCATGGCATCTTGGATTAGATCATCGTTACCATGATAACGACGCTATTACGGAAGAGTACTTTACACAGCTTGAGAAAGAGATTGATCTTGTTTTGGTGACAGAATATTATGACCAGTCATTGATTTTACTCAAGAAAATGATGTGTTGGAAGATGGAAGATATCCTTTACATAGCGAGGAGAGTACGGAACGATGACTTCAGAGTACCAATGTCAACATCACTTCgagataaaatatataaatggaaCAGTCTGGATGTCAAAGTGTACGACCGTTTTAACAAAACGCTATGGAGAAAAATTAAAGAGTATGGCGAAGATTTCGAGAAAGATTTACAAGAATTTCGAAGACTACGGGACGCGGTTTCACGAGACTGTGGAGACGAAAATTCATCAAGACTTGTTACATCCACAGTGGAACTTCTTGAGAAATCAGGCTCTGTTATCACTGATCctgtcaaattttgtataaatttagaAGCTTGGTTTTCACAAAATGTCCCACACATAGCCAAATCAAGTTACGGCCCTGGATCATGTGCTATTGTACCTGTATCACAAGGTAAGTAATCATCATGGTAGATAGTTTTACATGGTCATGTGGTATTGTCATAGATACATGGTGTTGTCATAGATACATGGTCACATGGTGTTGTCATAGATACATGGTCACATGGTGTTGTCAAACCTCTTAAGAGTTTGCAGCATTCATGTACTGGTATCACAGAGTGATTTACACGACGAAGAATAACTTCGGTCTCTCCATCAGCAACGCAGTGGTGTTTGCTTTACACATCGACTGatatataacaatataaaaCATGCCACTTATTTCAATCGAATTAGAAATTACATTATACTTGGTGAAAAATAGTTGCAATCAATCTATAATAATTGTGCCTTTTTCAAGTATACGTGTACAATGTCACCTGACTCGCATACAAACATCCGGTGTCCCGCGCTATAAAAACCTAGCCAGTAACTATAAAAGACGCACCATAGAAAAGTTTGTGTCTGAGCTGAAACTTACGTAAACTAAGAAGAAGTTATGAGCAATGAAAAACTTTCCCCCCAGATGAACTCAATGGCATGTAAATAAGTAACTTCGTCATGGTAGCCAGATCTTGGGTTGAAAACTCGACTCATCTTGTCAACAAACCAAAAGCACCTCGTCGAGACATGCGCATAAGATGACATTGAACTTGAATCATTTGATTTGTCAGTGTAATGACGTCAGTGTAATGATGTCATGTTTTGCCAACAGGTATGGTGCAACCCCTAACTTACAGGGAAACAACTCCAAAAATAGGCGAACGTTCACAATGTTTACGTATAAACTATCTGAAGAAGAATTCATCCGATGTATTACTAGTAGGTTTGGAAGTTTACTTCTCTGTGAATAGTACTCATAAAACCCTACCTTCGGAAGAGATGAAGACAATAAGAAAGGGATACTTTACTGCCAACTACCAACTAACCGATGTGTCTAATGTACAGGTAAGTCTTTGTATTTACACACTGTGAATGTCGGTTATTGTACAGTGAAGACTTTCACATCTGTACGATTTAAGTACAGGACACTCTGTTTATGTCTGCAGTGTTGACAAGggaataaacaaaacaaaacacaaaatttgtaacaaaatacaaagcagacactgtgtaagatgtttgtgtgttatctttactGTGTCTGagcatgaaaccttgtgatcagtctcactgatcttgatgcATCGTTTAATAGCATTTACAAACTGAGACGAAATCTTCTATAATAGTAGCCCCCTGTTTGCAGACTGAGTAATACTCGATTCTGCCTAAGACGGGCATGCAAAGAGGTATAAAAATACGAGAAGCTCACACTCACATCATATCAAAGGAGGTTGTAAGGACAAGATTCCCGACATACTCCGTCTGCAAACAGAACTATGAGATACATTGTTTTCCTTCCCAGATGTTCTGTTGTTGATTACTAACACCATCACTTTCGTAGGTAGATGGATTTGTGATGAGAAAACTGTCACCATCGAGACTAGAGACGAGATCCACCCCAGATGTAGGTCATTGACCTCAAAACCCTTTGCAGAGAAAAACGAATACTATAAATTATACTGTTTTCATCAtctaaaatttacatttcagtTTTCGTGAACTTTACACTTTTAAGACAGCTTTTGTCAGAAAGCAGAACACTGTAATCATTCGTCCACCAGTATAACTCGTACATATTTTTATCATCTGCGTTTATATTGTGACTTGTTGTATAGTTTTGTGTTGACTTTTTAAAGCTATAATACCTCCGTTCTAATCAACAGGTGATGTGTGAGGCCAAACGTGTCAGTTCAGATTACGTCATTGACTCTGTACAGTTGTCTGGAGGCAATTGTTAATGGTTGTGTGATCAACGGTTTTTAACTCGGTCTGCAATAGTAATAACAATCATCCTGATGGCAATGTCACCAGGGACATCCAGATATTATATCGGGAATACTTGTTAATGGTTGTGTGATCAACGGCTTTTAACTCAGTCTTCAATAGTAATAACAATCATCCTGATGGCAATGTTATCAGGAACATCCAGATATTATatcacagggagctcaggctcagttagttttatttacaaatacaaaaaacaaaaaaaacccaagtaaacacaaacaaaaacaagttaacaaacaaacaaaataaactgacaaatgagtagatacatacatgagtaaacgacaacaaaccaatgaacaaacaaacactacccccccccccccccgcaatgGTCACATCTGGATATCAAGATAGCTTCAGATGACTCATTTGTccgtttattttgtttgtttgttaacttgtttttgtttgcgtttttacttgtttatttatttgtttgtttatttgtatttgtaaataaaactaactgagcctgagctccctgtgatTATATCGGGAGTACTGAAATGATTACTTATATGATAAATGGTCATATAGTGTATGTTTTAAGACAGCATATTAGTACATTGGTAAATTTGGAGGGCTGATGTAGTAATCTCATTTTGGACATGTATAGGATTGTTTTGAACACATTGCACATGTTGACTATAAAAGTATTATAAaccatatattttatttggtcTAAATAAATACACTGTATTCAATACAAAATCATGTTTTAGTGTATTTCATTCCAATTTAACCTATCTTGTTCTGTCATTTTCTAGCTTGATAGGTGACAGCCACTTTTCACTCTGAATAAACTTACTTTAACAGACCTGAACTCTTCCCATCATTCATACATTACGACTGCAATCATTCAATACGGTATACTGTGGAAAAGTTTACAACTCATACCCTCTTCTCtggttttaatgaaaaaatcaAACAGTATGCTTGGTAATAGTTCATATGTTTGTTGGTTTGAATCTTCAACTAGTTTTGTACCTTGGCCGAGTTTTTAAAATTAAGTTTCATAACTCTTATATGATTGATGCTGAGTATTAAAGACTGTTACCAAATGGTGGGTCTGTGTTCAAAGCATAAACAATATTTGGTTGTTTGTGTAAAATATATCTTTATTAGCCAAACTAGCTGTAATTACTGGAGACATAAGTATTCGTGGATCTAAGTCGCCTTCAGTAAATGGCAAAACACAATCTCCAGGTAAgtggaaacataaaataataataaatttttaataataatagttttatttcgAGAGCAAgctcataaacaaaataaattgcacgaacaacataaaaaacagacacaaaaaGACTAATTTACAAtacacatttaaaaacattcaataaagaATCTTCTCCAAAATTTACTATAAAAGATTGTATGGTTTGGCCTCCAGGGGGCACTATTCAGAAGTAGATTTTTGACTGACAGCGAACATTGCACTACATTGATCCATTCCAAGTCAGTCATGAAAAGTTTTAATGGCACTCTTGGTAAGTTGAACAAGTTGaacactttttattttcaatgatgAAACATTTACAGTTTTTGGAAGATAATCCAGACATACTGCTTTTTGTGTTGCCATGCCATTGCCACCATTGAGGCAAATTTCAATCCCAATTTCTCTTATCTGGGGCCCTTTGGATGACTATAAAAATATTGCAAAGTTGGTAACTGCAAAATGACGTATTGCATGTAGTGTTtgtgctaaggttggggaacctcAGTAACAGAAAagggggaatatggtaaaacagGCATAGCTTCCAATACATTGTACGATAATTTTGATGGGGAACACTGGAAAAAGAACAGGGAAACTTGCGTAGATTTTACCTCctttcactgtacatgtatttgtaatgatAGTACCAAGTTTGCAGTTTCATTATCAACTGCCTTTGATATGTTTGTACTTGAACTGAGGTCATAGCTGTATGCTTTTTAAATAACACAATGATACAGAGTGTGTAAGGTATGCAGTGATGAACTGcactcacacatcagtcaacccctctcaAAGTCTATGATACaaaggtacgccatgacaggccaccctcacacattggtcaaacTCTCTCAAAGTCTATACAAACTACAACATCTTTTCATACATATCAGCAATACAAATCAAAAGACAACCTACCGGTAATCTGAGTTGTGCTTCTCTTCAGTAAGGATTTTATTACATCTTTCCTTGAATCATGTCATGATAAAAAATCCACAAATGTTTCATGACatgaaaaaatcaaaattaaaatgtcaagttTGGTATATTAgagtataataatatacatttccAATCTTGGGAGAACTTATCCAAGATTACTTTAATCAAAGTACAAATTCTGTTTTAGTTGACCAGTCAATCATACCTCTCTATCAAACTCACAGCTAAAAAGGCAACATAATAGTCCCTATAGTTACAACAACTCAAACCTCAAGGTTTACACTGtcaaaaaatctaattttactCTCAACGTAATTTGGCATAATTCAATAGTTCAACCCACTTGACAAGCTCTGATCATGAGTACTtgaagtaaaatgaaaattggTGACATAATGAGTGAATATGATAAATTGTTTTCTCCTGCCAGTCTTTGACACAACAAAAACTGAAAAATGAAGATTAACACCAGTACAAGTGTGCTCCAAATAGCTCGTAGTCCAGCTGTCCTCAATTCACGGTCGATCCACAAACGAATAAATACAATTGCACAGAAGTAAGCGTTGAGTCCATCACATGTAAAAAGAGGAATGAATACGTCCCACCATGTGATACTCACCACCGATTCAATCTTCAATGCCAGCATAACAGAGAAGACTAATAACGTGATCAAGTTTATCCAGATTTCAAAGGCTGTCATTCCAAGCCACTGAACCACTTCCTTTAATGTAAATATCATCTTGCATGGAATTCACTGCACTTTCATTAATCCAACATCAAGGTTGTATTCCTGATATTCACCGTAACCATTTACTGGAGCACCACTACTAAACAACACACTGGTAATCACATCTTTGAAATAATGCTAAAAAAAAAGAGTTCGAAGACAATAATCATAGTGCTTATCAAATGttatgtttgattgattgattgatcgattg
The nucleotide sequence above comes from Glandiceps talaboti chromosome 10, keGlaTala1.1, whole genome shotgun sequence. Encoded proteins:
- the LOC144440565 gene encoding uncharacterized protein LOC144440565 — its product is MSTSLRDKIYKWNSLDVKVYDRFNKTLWRKIKEYGEDFEKDLQEFRRLRDAVSRDCGDENSSRLVTSTVELLEKSGSVITDPVKFCINLEAWFSQNVPHIAKSSYGPGSCAIVPVSQGMVQPLTYRETTPKIGERSQCLRINYLKKNSSDVLLVGLEVYFSVNSTHKTLPSEEMKTIRKGYFTANYQLTDVSNVQVMCEAKRVSSDYVIDSVQLSGGNC